In Camelus dromedarius isolate mCamDro1 chromosome 16, mCamDro1.pat, whole genome shotgun sequence, the genomic stretch GCTCTGTTGCTCTGGGAGAGGACCACATCTGTGCTCATCTCTTAGTTCTGGAGGAAGAAATCCCAGGCACtgggctcctctcccctccctggcagCCTCTGTGAGAGCAGGAGGAGCCGGGGGCCAGCAGGCGGTGGCCTCTCTTCCAGGggcctcctgggcctgccctgccCTCACCTGAGTGAGTCTCTCCTTGTCCCACAGGGAGCCAATGATGAAGGCCACAAGGCGGCCCTCCACGAACCAGCCCAGGGACAGCTCAGGACAGAGGGTCAGGAAGTGCCGGACCTCGTCCAGATTCAGGGGGCAGATGCCCGAGACAGAGATGAAGGCTGCGGAGGAGGCACTGGTGGTGACTTAGTGGTCTCTGTGCCGCCTGCCCACTGTCCACTGCAGACCGAGAATCTGCTCAGAGGTCCCTCCCCCACAGGAAAGCAGAGGTTCAACACTGCTGTTCCCCCCACTTTCCTAACCCACACGTACTCATGCACACGCACAAAAACATATGTCTGATTATTCTGGGGTCCCCGCTGCCAAGGATAGGAGACTCGAGGGTCTTCTCCCCAAGGGGAGCAGCAGCGGAGTACAGCAGGGTCCCGGCCCCTGTGTGGGGGCTGCTCACCTTCACGCTCAATCTCAAACACCCCGGCAGCATCCTCTGGGGTGAGGCAGCGAAACTCACTGGCAGGGAGTGTGTGGCGCCGCTGGCGACTCGGGGACTCGGGGATCCCAGGGGGCAGGTGCAGAGTCACGGGCTTTAGGTAGTAGATGCTCTGAGTGGACATCCTGGCTGCTACCTCCACCTCTGGGGGCCCCAGCTTCAGAAGTGGCCTCTGGGATAAGGAGGACCCCTCAGCACCTGTTGGAGGGGAGCGATAGTCTGGGGTCTGATCCTCATCTCCAAGGGGGCCGTCCAGCGTGATGGTTCCTCTTACCTCTTTTGTAGCGGACTTGGAGTGGGGAGTCTGGGGGCTGGAGTGGAGCAGGCGTATACGGGGTAGACACCTCCTGCCTTGTCCCTGCTCACTGGGCCCCCAGGTCACTTTTTGTCTCTCTCCCTGACCCACGGCAGACGTACAGTTCTTAGAGGAGTCTGTCCCTCCCCTGTGAAGCCCCATGGCCTGCAGGTCGCCGCCGTCTTCTCCACCTTCTCTCCCCATGTCTCCAAGCCCCAAGCAGGGTGCTCTTATTCCTGAAGGCTGGGAGCCGGAGGCAGAGTCCCCACTTACCAGGACAGTGGGGCAGGGGCCCTGATGTTCCCACCACAGAGCCAGTCACCCGGGGACCGATCACAGGCTCAGGAACCAGAAAACTCCAGACTCCTAGGTGCCTGGCTGTCACAGTAAGCGTGGGCTGGCACGAGTGACGCTCTTCTCAGAGATTTCTACTCCCCCACCCGCCCCGCCTCTACGTTACAGGCAGGCGATGCCCGCAGGACTCTGGCAGCCCCGTGCGCTGTCCCTGTGTGCCGAGGGTAACATCTCAGCATGGCACACTGGACGCAGAGGATTACAGTGGCTGGCTGAGGCCCCAGGGTTTACGGGGAAGAGCACGGGGCTAAGCCTCGTGGGTTCACTCTAATCCCTGCTCTGGTGCCAACCGGCTGGCACAGGCATTCACCCCTTGTCCCCTGAAGCCTAGCAAACCCACCTCTGAGGGTCCTTCTAGCGCTGGCAGCCAGAGCGTGGTACCATTTACAGCATTTGCTCAGTGGCCAGTTAGAACTGCAGaaccagaggggagaggacaaGGCTGGTGTTTGATGTAAAGTCAACGTAATCCAATGTCCCGGCGTGGGGATCCTGGCTCAGGGGGCTTCTTTCCAGACCCCTGTTGGTAGAGTTTTACTCTTAATGCCACAGTCTCCCTCCAGCACCAGCTCCCGTGAAAGGGTCCTGTAACCCTGACTCCCCTGGCTCTGACTCTGCTCAGGCTGCCCCCCCCACCTCGTTCCTTCTCCTGTGGTGTTGCCCCTTTAGGGGTCCCCCCATTACCCACTCCAGCCTGGCCTCCTGCAGGTCTCCCAGCCCACCAGACAGGGCTGCACACATCTGGATACCAGCTTCCCTGTCTCTCCCGCGGACTCTGGGCAATGGCTGGGCTCTTGCCCCAGGGCTCCAGAACATTCTACGGCGATTGGAGCCATATTGGCCAGTACACACAGAGATGCCCGGAGGGCTGTGTGATCTGACCCTCCACCTGCCCAGCAGagcctcacctcccacccagcTGAACCCCCGTCCCACCAGTGATCTGTAGTCTGGGATCATGGGTGCAGATGTGGCTGTCCTCATGATGGGGGAGACAACTGAGTCACAGAATGGAAAGAACATTCTGATGAGCCACGTATACCAACAGGGAAGCTGGGGGCCAGGCTTGGGGATGTTGTCTCTTGGGGGAAAATGAGATATTCATGGGAAGAAAGTGAGGAGATTAGCAGAACCAGGATCAGGAACCCAAGGTCGGGGCAGCAAGCAGCATCCCATGCAGCCAAGAATGGACAAAGATCTCTGATTCTCGGGACAAGGAATCCCTGATGGCCTTGAAGAGTCCTTCTGGGGTTGGGAGTTGGGGAGGCAGATGCAGAGGAACAACCTCATGGTGAAAAAGCAGAGGTGGCAGCAGGGCAAAGGGCACTGGTGAAAGGTACACTGGTCCCCCTGCATAGCCAGGGCCTGGAGAAGtctaccccctgccccccaccccgctcccagcacagagcctgcagCAGCTCAGATGAATCTAGAAAGCCTGGCATGTGGTGGGGCTTCTAGGGGCTTCCAAGTCGGGCCTCACccgctcctctctcctccccttgaTGTGACAGCTGCCGGGTTCCCACTAcagggcccagcccaggggagCCCACCTGGGGGAATCTGAAAGGTAGGCCCCATGAGCGATGGGGCCCAGAGACCCCAATTTTCcatgcagagcaaaggaaaggcCCTGACGGGCAAAGAAGGCAGCTCTCTGGACAGGCACTTGTGTAACTAGTTGTGATTTTTGATGGTATTGAGGGTGGCCTCCTTCTCTCAGTCCCTCACCTGCATTTAAGACCTGCCCTGCACACCTGGCATGGAGCACATTTTGCCTAATTGTATTTACCTTTCCAATCTTAATCGAGCCCAAGCAGATACCCTGGGGGacagagatggagatggagaatCATGGGCAGGGGGTTCGCTGGAAGAGTGCCTCCTGGGAGCCACCCCGGTGGGTAGAAAGGGAAGCAGTCTGGGTAGAGAGAGAAGTCGGGCTGTCAGAATGCAGTTGCTACAGAGGCCTCAGCCCACCTCCTGGGAGCTCAGGAGCCAGAAATCCTTCAGAGACACCCAGATGGAGGCAGGGGGCAGGCTTCACTGCCCTGCATTAGCTGTGAGGAGGCAGCTTCCAGCTGAGAATGCAGCCTCAGTTCATCAGCAGTCCTGCCCACTGGGGTTTGAGTACTCAAGATAATTTCTCCAAGCTGCCTAGAGCCATCCTAGCTGGAGGAGGTGAGCTGGGAGGGTCCAGAAGGTTCTAGGAGAGCCTGGCGTGACCCAGATATCCCCAAATGCTTCTTTTTCCCAATCACAACCCCCCTTGGCATAGCTGACTCACTAAGGTTGAGAATTCAGCCTCCTCTGGGGCCCCACGACTCTTATTAAGTCCAGAACCTGACCCTCTACTTCCCTCTGTCCCCCAAGGTCAGGTGTGAGCATCCACCATTCTTACAATACCTCTCAGACACCTGAGATTTTTTTCACCACCACTGCATTTCCTTCCCCTGGTATCCCATCCCAGCTCACTGCCCGTGAACTGTTTAATAATTACACACCAGTACAGCATGCCAGGGGCCAGCATATTCTACCCTCCCCTAGGGATGGGGGTCCTCATTAGCAGGCAGGTGGTCCAGGTCCGGAAGCTTTTTAGAGTCTATTCCCTGGGACCACACCCTGAGGCCAGAGGACCAGGCTTTGTTTCCCTCTTAGGGACAGTCATTGCATGGATGATGCGTCTTCTTTCAGCCAAGAGCAGTCCTTGGAGAGGAACGCAGGTGTGAGCCTCAGCAGCTGGTGGGGGAGGAGTTCTGGACTTGAACGTGGACTTGGCTGTGCACCACGGTGTCCACTGCACACTCATCACCTCCAAAGGCTTATAAATCCCTGGAGGACAGAGACTGCACAGGACGTGTGGCAATATGCTCGATGCAAGTAGGCGTCTGCCGCTAGGTGTTGGTTCTTCTGTTGAGGAAGGTAACACTTGCTCCCTGACTTCCTGTGGATTTATTTTGCAGCCTCTTCGATAGGCTGACATCACCGCGGGGCTGAATGTGGCTCTGTCCTTATTTAGGGCTCAATATCTGCCATATTACACAGGCGGTTTCCTCAGGAACCTTCCAGATCTTTCTGGAACGGAGGTGTCAAAAGCAGAGATAGATCGCCACCTCCTGGAGAAAGAAGGGACCTATGGCTTCCTGGGTATCTGAAGCCCCACCGCCCAATAGAAAGCTCCTGTGCACCCCATGTGTGATTTtcaattttctagtagccacgtGAAAAACAGCCTAAAGAAACGGGTTACCTTGACTTAATAGAATACTGTGTTTAACCCAACATCCACAAAGTATTGTCCTTTCAACAAGtagtcaatataaaaattattagagATACTTTACATtctggtgggtttttttgttgttgttgttttgttttgtttttgcactgagtcttcaaaatccagtgtgtatttcaCACTTACAGCCCTTGGCAATTCAGACCGGCCACATTTTGAGGGCTAAGAGCCACACGTGGTTAGGGGCTCCTGTAGCCCGTGCGAAGCCCAGAGCTGGAGGCTGAAGGCTAAGGAGAGAACAATAGTGTGTGTTGGGtgaggcatgtgtgtgtgcgaggctgtgtgtgtatacgtggacctgtatatgtgtgcatggggtgagtgtggatgtgtgtgtgatgtgagtGTGCCTGTGAGGGTTTTTGTGTCTAGGAAAAATAGAAAGCTGGAGAACTGAGGAAAGACAGAGATGTCCCAGGGACCTATTGGTGCACTTAGGGCCTTTGGGAGAGGTTGGCTTGTTTTTGTTCGATCATTCGAAAAAtcttttgagcacctactgtgactCAGACCTGCGCTGGATGCTGGAAAACAAAGGTACAAAGAAGAGTCCCGCAAAAGAGCTAGGCATGCAAATAGAGGGAAATAAATGCACTCAGACAGTTATTACCAGGTAAGTGGGGGAGTAAGGGGGGAGGGGAATAGGGCTCTTGGAAGACTTCATAGATAAGAAGCCCCAAAGTGGGTATTGTAAGGTGAATAGGAGTTCTTTAGGTAAATCTATCCAagtagagaaataaagaattccaAACAGATGGTGAAGCAAGTGCAAAGGTTCGAAGGCACCAAAAAGTCGGGACCCTGGAGTGAAAAGCTGAGGCGGGAGCAGGGAGCATGCGCACTAGGTGCAGACGCGGTAGGTGGGGTTGGAGGGAGGTGGAAGGAATCAATTCATAAAAGATCACGTGTGCCATTCTCTGGTGGACCACGGAGAGCCACGGAAAGACATAAAGCTAAAAAGTTGATGATCGTGTTCATATTTTCAATCTCCCAGAAACAAGGTGGTGCGGGGACTAGGGCGCCGGCGTAGGCAAGAGATGGAGGTGAACTAGTAGTTGCAGTTAACGTTGCTCAGGCTCGTAAAATGTTGTGCAGGCATGCGCAAAACTTTCCACCCATCATGTCAGCTAAATTCTTCAGCAGCCTTATGTAGTAGGTActgttgttattcccattttacagaaaggaaaccaaggctcaaagaagtaaaataacttgcccaaggtcacatagtgaGTCAGTGGCAGCACAAGCTTCAAACTCAGATTCGTCCGACTCCAGAACCACACCCTTGGCCACGGAACCATCCCGTCACCCTCTCCCCCTGCAATGTGGAGCTGCCCCCAGCAGAGCAGCTCTGGAACTGGGGGTGTAAAAAGCGGGTAGAGGGACCACAACCTCAGCTTTGATGACAGGTGGACTGACCCTCAGGTGCCCAACTTGGTACCCAGGTAGGTGATGCTGCCATCAGCCCGGATGAGGACCCTGAGAGAAGGATGGGTTTGGGGAGATGTCTCTTTGCCCTGATATCAATTCTACTTAGATTTAAACGGCACCCAGGGTCATATAATGTAATATTCAAAATGCCCAGGACACAATCTAAAATTACTTTTTGTGAGAGGGCTCCTGGGGCAGCTCCCCTCTCACCCCACTTTTCCAGCCAAAGACCCCAGTGTGGAAGGCACCTTGGAGCCCCCAAACACTCACTGCAGTGTGGAAGGAGCTCTCTGGGTCCCTCTGGATTTGCTCTTACACAGAGGTTTGAAGAGGCCAGGCAGGGCGGGGCTCCGCCAGGGAGTAGCATGGGGCCCATGCACACTTGGTGGGTCTGGAGAGGCAGCCCAGTGACTGGCTAAGATAGGGACGAGGCAAGGCCTGCTTCCCTGAGATCGGTTCATTTTGCTGCCAGCCCTGCTGCCTCCTGCACTTGCCCAGCCCATCAGCAAGGGGTGTGACCAGACTGGCTCAGTTTCTGACAAGCACGTTTGTAAACAAGGAAAATTCTCTCAAGAAACATCTCTATTCCCCAAGAAGGACTGGGTGTTGGGGCCATGAAAGAAAGAGATTTCTCCATTGGGGAAGAagggtttttattcttttttttcatttaatgattaGGAAGACAAAAACTAGGCAGATACTTACATCCAGGCTCACCCCAATTGCCAGCCTGGAGGTGCAGAGACCAGCTGGGGGTTTAGGGTCTCGGCAGGAATCAAGCCTCAAACCTTGTCTGGGGCATCTCTGGTCTGAGTGAGGTCACTGAAGGTCACCACGAGATGGAGAGGAATGTACTGACCCTCTGTCTGTAAAAGGGCTCAGATGCAGCTCAAATTGAGGGCCAATAGAGCCTTAACCCCTTGGGTGTATGGAGGAGAGGATAGGAAACTGACTAAATGGAGGTATGGGAACCTCAGGTCTTTGATGTACCCTACCAAGATGGTTCATCACTGAGCACCAgtgctgtgccaggcacttgctAGGCACTGGGGTTACACATATAAATACAAGATCCACGTGTTCAGAACAGGTTTAGCAAGGGAGAGATCAGCATTTGAAATCAAGGGCTCTTGCTTATAACCTAGCACGTTCTTGTtagtggtgggggaggtggggacagcACCGTCTGGTATGGGGCTTTGCAAAGAGGGAGAATCATACTTCCTCCCTCACAAGGGGATAATCTATGTGAAGGTGGATAATCTATGTAAAGCACTTATCATAGTACCTGGCATTAAGTTAccgctcaataaatggtagctattattagcCATTATTATAAGAAGCTGCAGAATAAACAGGGCACATCTTTCTGGAGTGCCAATTTTACTCAACGATTAGGGAGGAAAGgacattttgtttatattaaaacaaacactGGCAGAAGCTGGAGCAGAATGCAAAACTCACTTGGATTTTTTGACATCAAACAAACATTTTGGGACTGCGTTGCCCTGCCCCTACTGACCACTTGCTCACTCCCCATGCCCTGATAGACACAGGAACTAGAAAAGACCTTGCACTTAAGGCAGGAAACCTCGGTTCCAACTTGGCTCAGCCAATTACTACCTTGTGACCTTAGGCACTGAAATCCTTAGGCCctgtttcctcattagtaaaataGGATTAATTACATCTATATCCAGGATTGTGATAACAAACAAGATAATGTATGCGAATGTGCCTGGCTCAGTGTCTGATCaataacaggtgctcagtaaatgttagatgATCAGGGGCCAAAGGAGATAGGGCTAAAGGGACATAGTAGATGGAATAGAAGCTACTCTGTTATTGTTAAAGCCTCCCAGGTCTTTATGAGGAAGAGAGTGCGGAACCGTGTCCTTACAGCAATGATTCCAGATGGCCATTCTGCGCTGTGGTCTGGGATGGGAAGGCCATGATTTGGGAACACATTTTTGCCCCAGATTATGTCCTAATTTCCCTTAAGCTCTTTTTCTGTACCTTAGCATGTGAGTTTTCTAAGGTTTGGGTCCATTGACAACCACCCTAAGCCCAATATTACAGCAATACTCTATAAGTACTTGGCTTAGGGCAACTTGTGTACTCAAGCTGCCATCTGTGCCTGTACCATGTGCCATGTTCTTACAACTTTTCCATGAGGGTAATTCTGTATCCTCAGCAGCCTATAAACTACCCAATGCcttttttgaagaaactgaacACTGTAATATTAAATCATCTTACTAATCTGTCATTAATAGTCTTGCAGAAAATTGtgggaaaaaatgattttaactGAGAAAGGTGATTTTAACTATATcttgaattttcttaatttccttttaacaACCCATTATGAATCTGTCCTCTGAGAATGCATCTAAATCTTTTGGAACTTACTTAGGAGACACATTAGTataattactttttatattttaaaatggcaatcTGAAGCAGATCATAAGTATAACAGTTCTGCCAATCTAGAATTTTAGTCTAGGTGGGGGTGTGGTTGAAATATTATAATAACGGTTATGCTTTTTGAGGgagctacatgccaggcactgttctatttCACTTCATCCTCTCAGTTGCTGGATGAGACAGGTACTGCTGTTACCtcctcagttttacagatgagaaaattaaggtgAAAAAAGTTTATCAGCTTGCCACCTTTATAAGTGGCAGTGCCAAAAATTGGAATCTATGGCTTCCACTTTTAACTACCTTACTATTCCACCTCTTGCCACACATACTAAGCCTTGTGGAGCTTTGAACTCATCCAGATGCATTTAAAGCCAAACCATAGGGGCCACAAATACTTATCTTTCTTTGGGACTTCTTCATCAATACCTTGACCAGTCCCTAAAGGGTCATGACCGTCCAGGCTTTGCTTGGAATTCCTTAATGCAAAACACTCTAAATACACTCTATATATAGCCATGCTAACAAGCTACCTTGGAGTTGAAACTATTtaagatgtatatattttttcttcccaaCTCGAATTGTAAACACCTACaggacagggactgtgtcttgCTCTTTCCATATACCTCCCAGTGCCTAGGACTTAGACTGGAGACGGCAAGggagctctctctttttttttttttccctttgtttttcctttaagggagctcatttaaaaaaaaaaaattttttttattggagtgtagttgatttagttagtttcaggcatacagcaaagtgattcagttatacatatgcatatatacacatattttcagatttttttcattatagcttattacaagaaattgaatatcgttccctgtgctatacagtaggcccagttgtttatctattttatatatagtatcctGTGTCTGGTaatgccaaactcctaatttatccctcccggGAGCTTATTAACTATTGTTGACAGTCTTCAGATCATCCTCCGTCCCACCTCGGCCACTCCCCTTTTCCTTGCTTACCACTCCACTTCCTTCTTGGGGGATTCCCacctcttcccactccctctACTTTTATCCTCTCTGGCCCCGCCCCTCTGTCGTGGAGTCCATCCtttcccaccccgccccccgcccccggcagcATCTCCAGCGTCCCCTAGCGACGAGGCGGTAGCCCCTAGCAACCGCATCTTGGTTCCCAGACGACGGCGGCACGTAGGGTCACGTCAGCGCGCCgtggccccgcccccggcgccgGCTGGTCCCGCCTCCCTGTGCCTCtttcgccgccgccgccgctgccgccgcccgAGACTCGCGCAGAGCAATTATGGCGGATCCCGCAGCGTCCGCGCCCGCAGCTCCGGCTCCCGCCCAGGCCCTCGACGCGGCCCCGGACGCGGCCCTGGCCCCGGACgcagcccccgccccggccccggcgcCCGCCTCAGACTCGGCCTCCGGGCCGTCCTCGGACTCCGGCCCCGAAGCCGGCTCGCAGCGGCTGCTGTTCTCTCACGACCTGGTGTCGGGCCGTTACCGCGGCTCGGTTCACTTCGGGCTGGTGCGCCTCATCCACGGCGAGGACTCGGACTCGGAGGGCGAGGAGGAGGGCCGCGGGAGCTCGGGCTGCTCCGAGGCGGGGGGCGCGGGCCACGAGGAGGGCCGGGCCAGCCCGCTGCGCCGAGGCTACGTGCGCGTCCAGTGGTACCCGGAGGGCGTCAAGCAGCACGTGAAGGAGACCAAGGTGCGGCGGGTCGGCGGgcaggggccggggccggggccggggtcTGAGGGAGGACGAGTTGGCTGATAGAGCCCAGGGTCGGGCAGGGAGGCGTGCGAGGCGCTGCCCGGAATGGTGCAACTGcagtgggcagaggtgggaggacaAGCCTCAGCGGAGAGGACGCTCCGGTGCAAAGTCATTGCACCAGCCCTGGGCCACCGGGCCGCGGTGGCTTCCCCACGAGAAGGACTTCCAAGCCAGGCCAGGGTGCGGTGTCGGCCTCAAGATTATATATGTGGACCCACGACAGTGGAGAAGTCCTGGGGCTCTGAGGCACGCTCAGCTTTACACCAGTGCGGCGTTTTGCTGACCCCCGAGGAGCTACATACTGCATTGTGCATCCAGGAAGGAAGGCCGTGCCGGTCCGTGCGGGGAGGGGTTGTGGGCATTCCAAAACAAAGATAGAGGTGAAAATCTCGGCCAACATAAAACCCCAAGAAGTTCACTAGATTACAGAATGCGTTATTATCGGTGAAGAAAACCAACCCCTTGTGTTTTACCTTGTTGCCTCGTTTTAATTGCTGCAGGGAACTTTGAGTAAAATCATTAACAATCAGAGCCGTGATATTAATAGtactggtggggggagggatgtgACAGCTGCTGACTGGGATTGATGACTCTTAAGTACGGTTggacttcttgaaaaaaaaaatactatagaaCTATGGATGGAGGAGAGCCACCCATTTGGAAACCTGAGGGGTTTTTCTTGACCTGAGGCCATTAAGTGGACATCAGACTCCTTATGATGCTAGTGAATATTGCATTTTCACAAAACTGCAAAAAGTGTTTATCATCATAAACTTGAAACCTGAGCCAGAGTTGGTTTGGTAGCTTTTCATGTCTTGTTTTCTTGCGTGTGAATTCCTATCAGTGATTCGCACGCACACAAACACCCTGTATCTTTCGCCCCTTCTTCATCTACTCCTTCTCTTTGCTTTCAAAAACACATTTCTAGACAGGAATCAGGACTGGGCTGTTCAGCTGCCTGGGATGTTGAGTGGTCTGATTTCAGGGGAGGGCACTTTAGAAGTTAATCTGGGTTTCTGACACACTGGGAAACAAAGGCGACCTGCAAAGGGGGTCTGTGATGTCAGCTCTGGCAGGGAAAACGGCCTTACTCCCCCGAAGAGCCTGtgatctgtttcctagtggcaaaAGTGACTCCTGATGCCTGTGGCACAGGCATCCACAGACCCAGAGATCTCTGCTCACAGGATCCCTGGCTTCCCCTCAGACAAGTGCACATCAGGTGGTCACTTCTCTGACTCGGAGAGAAAATGGTAAGTTCATGCAGAAGTATGTGGAAAAGATTACTTTTTACAGTGGAATCTTTGTTAAAAATTGCCACCGATACTGTCATGTTGGGGAGAGAAGATTTTTGCTCTGTACACCGAGTTGTGCGTTGTTATACTAGCAAACAGTTGCCAACATCTTTCCGTCTTTCCATAggttcttaaaaaatgtttttccctgACTATCTTCTCTAGAGGTTTGTGACTTCTGGAATGGAACCCATTTCACTCTGTCATGGCCTCGTGCCCTGGGGCTCACTGCCGGGAGCTGCCATGTTTATCAGTTTTTGTTCCTGTTCATCTGACTTTGGTGGTTAACTCTGTTTATGGTTCAGTTCCATCTGTCTCCCCCCACCATGTGTAATTATACGCAGTTTGACTTAAAATACCTGTTttggaatgaaatagaaaataactttaagGCACCAGCttggatatattttgaagctgccctcctgtgacttgctttgaatTTGTTGAAATCCATCATGGCTCCAGTGGTAATGTTTTCTTTGCCATTGTAGTTTCTGCAGCTTCTGAGCTTAGTAGCAGAAGCTAAGGGGCAGAGGAATTCAAGGAAGGGGGGGCATGTAGTGTCCATTTGTGGATGTTGGGACCCAGTTCTTCTTTGAGGACTTGAGAATAGGCTTGTTTATACCTGATCGGTAGCTGTCTGTTACCCCAAGCCATAGGCACAGATGACCCTGGTCAGCTGAACGtctttcctgctctgcttctgacAACCGACTAGGGTGGTGGAGTGGGTCTTGGGACCTTGCAGCATTGTGATTTAGGAAGATTTTCCCTCTCACCTCCCACTCCTTATAAATTTATCAAAGTGACCATGTGCTGTAAAGGAAAGACCATTAGACCAAGACTGAGTATTTAGATTCCGATTGCTACTCCATCACTAATCTGGTTATGAGATTTGAGAACCCAGTTATTGATAGAATAAAGTAGTGACGATCTtgggaaacatttctttttaaagctgcCACTTATTGGAATCTTTAAATAGTATCCTTTTAATGTAGAGTGTTCAGTAGGCTGTGGAGTGTTTTTGTAGTTTTCGTGTTAATATGGTGGGCAATGAGTAAAGTCTTAATCTTggtctcttaatttctttaaagtttttaatgaacaaattcaGAAAGAGAGATGAAGAGGCTAGCCAACAGATCCTACTCCCTCCTGGTCATGACAACGAAAATtattaacagaaacaaaataagtaGGTCTTCCTAGAAACTGCAGAACTTACGGTCCAGTACTTGAAGCTTCAAGCAGCCACAGTTAAGCTTCTTTAGGATTTAAAAGAAGCACGTAATTTGTGCTCCTACCTTTCCTCAGTCTCAGTGTGGTAGCTGATTTACCCACTTGAAACTTTTCCCATTTGGCCATAGGTCCCGTATGTGGAAACTTGCCCCTTCCCTGTTGATGGTCAGCCTTAGAGTAAATTTTTGGCATAAAGCCAAATGCTGACAGCCTCTTCACCTTCTTGAGCATTGGCTGAATATGGTGGGTCTTTCTGGTCTCCACCTGTCCTGATTTGGACAGAGTGG encodes the following:
- the AANAT gene encoding serotonin N-acetyltransferase, with the protein product MSTQSIYYLKPVTLHLPPGIPESPSRQRRHTLPASEFRCLTPEDAAGVFEIEREAFISVSGICPLNLDEVRHFLTLCPELSLGWFVEGRLVAFIIGSLWDKERLTQESLTLHRPGGRTAHLHVLAVHRTFRQQGKGSILLWRYLHHLGGQPAVRRAVLMCEDPLVPFYERFGFHPVGPCDVTVGSLAFTELQCSLWGHTSLRRNSDC